A window of Bacteroidetes bacterium SB0662_bin_6 genomic DNA:
CTTATGTGGCTGGGCCACACTGCGCTCGCGGCGCCTGGCCTGGCAGGAAAACAGGCCCCGCAGAGCGCCGCTGCATAGTGGTAACAGGCCCAGGAAGAAAGCCCTGTACCCGGTCGAGTACAGGGCTTTTTCATTGGAATAAAAAAGATGCTTCCGTCATCATACCGAAAGGAAACGTCATGACCCATCCACCAGGAAAGGCCTCCGGAGTGAAGGGGCAATATACTTGTATCGCCGATTCGATCTCTGCCGGAGAAGAAATATCTGTCGGACACCACGTGGTCGTTGAATCCGAAGTATGTATCGGCGCACACACTCGTATAGGAGACCATGCCGTCATCGCCCGTAATGTACAAATCGGCGAGGGCTGTGAGATCGGTAGACATGTCGTCATCCACGAAGGGGTGCAGATAGGTAACGGCGTCCGAATTGATGACGGGGCCGTCATTGGCAAACAACCTATGGCTGCGGCGAACAGTGCAGTAACCCGAAAACACAAGCAGCCTCCTTGCCGCATTGGATCAGGATGTCTGATCGGAACAGGGGCCGTCCTGTATGCAGGTTGTGTGCTGGAAGAGCATGTATTGATAGCAGATCTGGCTACAATCCGCGAGGAAGTAACCGTCGGAAGCCACACCATCATCGGGCGCGGCGTCGCTGTCGAAAACGAATGCGCCATCGGGCAGTACTGCAAAATCGAAACGAATGCATATATCGCCGCGTACTCCGTGGTGGAAGATCGTGCATTCGTAGCCCCGGGCGTTCTCACGAGCAATGATAATTTCCTGGGCCGCACGAAAGACCGTTTCCGGCACTTCAAGGGAGCCGTCATACGCCGGGGCGCCCGCCTCGGAACCGGATCGGTAATATTGCCCGGAATGGAAATCGAAGGGGATGCTGTCGTCGCCGCCGGAGCCCTTCTTACCAAAAATGCCGCAGCGCGTACGATCCATGCAGGGGTTCCCGCGCGTACGCACCGCACCGTTCCGGAAGAGCAGCTTCTGGAAAATCAGGGATGGGAAGACGTATAGCGCACATGTCGCCCGCACGTTTGACTCCGCATACCGCACCAGACACAGGTTGCCCGATCTGAAATGAACGTCAAGATGGCAGATCTGCGCGGTCAACACGAAATGATCGCACCCGAGATCGACAAGGCCATTCAGTCGGTCCTGGAACATGCGGCCTTCATACGAGGCCGGGAAGTGGATGAATTGGAATCCGAATTGGCCGATTACCTCGACGTATCGCATGTCCTCGGCGTTGCAAATGGAACCGATGCCCTGCAAATCGCCATGATGTCCCTCGACATCGGACCCGGGGATGAAATCATCACTTCTGCATTCACGGTCTTTGCAACGGCCGAGGCAGGGGGCTTGCTGGGCGCCACACCCGTCTTCGCCGACATCGATCCCCGAACCTTC
This region includes:
- a CDS encoding N-acetyltransferase — translated: MTHPPGKASGVKGQYTCIADSISAGEEISVGHHVVVESEVCIGAHTRIGDHAVIARNVQIGEGCEIGRHVVIHEGVQIGNGVRIDDGAVIGKQPMAAANSAVTRKHKQPPCRIGSGCLIGTGAVLYAGCVLEEHVLIADLATIREEVTVGSHTIIGRGVAVENECAIGQYCKIETNAYIAAYSVVEDRAFVAPGVLTSNDNFLGRTKDRFRHFKGAVIRRGARLGTGSVILPGMEIEGDAVVAAGALLTKNAAARTIHAGVPARTHRTVPEEQLLENQGWEDV